A window of Calliopsis andreniformis isolate RMS-2024a chromosome 3, iyCalAndr_principal, whole genome shotgun sequence contains these coding sequences:
- the Graf gene encoding GTPase regulator associated with FAK isoform X5, which yields MLERAYEQIILPLETFRKNHIGGVKDGKKKFEKQTIKFCQSQERYLNLSTKKQDNVLQEADATLEMAERHFCQASLEYVFLLQEVQERKKFEFVETLLSFMFGWLTFYHQGHEVAKDFKPYMTELQLKIQKTRENFLATRDKTESLMNKMKDMKKSAVESGVNKLYTREGYLFLMEKKAFGTTWTKQYCTYQKDKKEFTMIPYNQLTGKFSSKEILKLASCVRRTSDTIEKRFCFDITSVDKPNVVYTFQALSEEDRKLWLDVMDGKEPNYPIVGVSTKSEETILDGTGFMFVSKCIAALEDRGLEEQGLYRVVGVASKVNKLLAMGLDRRKLEKLNLDDRFEWESKTITSALKTYLRTLSEPLMTFRYYNNFISAAKQETKEARLNDIHSLVYRLPVANFNMLTLLIRHLCSVAKKSDKNLMTVGNLAVCFGPSLLRPEEETVASIMDIKFYNIVVEILIENCEKIIAGPPQDTVRSTQIAQTTVPSKSQRVNTEDGSTSSGNGALFLRYPVHTNMSSPHAHPVTRSYYDGSLAIVTKSSSVDDRKNGDYEDTEHTSHRMPTYLNSRSGRVKLTNANLMYHSADKVLTSGNTSSSSESIASDPHSFSSDLPVKQKRGSILPVVHYPSAYAQRNNPTASVVNTSPGSGRSSPGQVPGIWRVRTLYACMAENDGELSFEPNQIITNVKASLEPGWLEGTLNGKTGLVPKNYVEQLP from the exons ATG CTTGAACGTGCTTATGAGCAAATTATACTTCCCCTGGAAACATTTAGAAAAAATCACATTGGAGGAGTTAAG GACGGGAAGAAGAAGTTTGAGAAACAAACTATTAAATTTTGTCAAAGCCAAGAACGTTACCTAAATCTATCTACTAAAAAACAAGACAATGTTCTTCAAGAG GCTGATGCAACACTGGAAATGGCCGAAAGACATTTTTGTCAAGCCAGTTTAGAATATGTATTCTTACTGCAGGAAGTACAAGAGcgaaagaaatttgaatttgTTGAAACT TTACTAAGCTTTATGTTTGGTTGGTTGACTTTCTACCATCAGGGGCATGAAGTTGCAAAAGATTTTAAGCCTTACATGACTGAGTTGCAATTGAAGATACAAAAG ACTAGAGAAAATTTCCTTGCTACCCGGGATAAAACAGAATCTCTTATGAATAAAATGAAGGATATGAAAAAG TCTGCTGTAGAATCTGGTGTCAACAAGTTATACACTCGTGAGGGGTATTTATTTCTAATGGAGAAAA AGGCGTTTGGTACAACATGGACAAAACAGTATTGTACATATCAAAAAGACAAGAAAGAATTCACAATGATAccttataatcaactcacaggaAAATTT AGTAGTaaagaaatattgaaattgGCTTCCTGTGTACGTCGTACTTCAGACACAATTGAAAAACGGTTTTGCTTTGACATCACTTCTGTTGATAA GCCCAATGTAGTATACACATTCCAAGCACTTTCCGAAGAGGacagaaagttatggttagaTGTCATGGATGGTAAAGAGCCA AATTATCCCATAGTAGGTGTATCAACAAAATCTGAAGAAACTATTTTAGATGgaacaggatttatgtttgtttCAAAATGTATTGCAGCACTTGAAGATAGAG GCCTTGAAGAACAAGGTCTGTACAGAGTGGTGGGTGTTGCTTCAAAAGTAAACAAACTTTTAGCAATGGGACTGGACAGGAGGAAATTAGAAAAACTGAATTTAGATGATCGATTCGAATGGgaaagtaaaactattactagtgCGCTCAAAACTTATCTAAGGACACTGTCTGAACCATTAATGACCTTCCGATATTATAACAATTTCATTTCAGCCGCGA AACAAGAGACGAAAGAAGCACGCTTAAATGATATTCATAGTCTCGTTTACCGACTACCGGTTGCAAATTTCAACATGTTAACTCTTCTTATTCGGCATCTGTGCAG CGTGGCGAAAAAAAGTGATAAGAACTTAATGACTGTTGGTAACTTGGCAGTATGTTTTGGTCCATCTTTATTACGACCAGAAGAAGAAACAGTAGCTTCTATAATGGATATTAAATTCTATAACATCGTGGTTGAAATtttaattgagaattgtgaaaaaATAATTGCTGGCCCACCCCAAGATACTGTGCGTTCAACACAAATCGCACAAACCACTGTTCCCTCTAAATCACAACGCGTTAATACAGAGGACGGATCAACGTCGTCTGGAAATGGAGCTCTGTTTCTAAGATACCCAGTACACACCAATATGTCGTCTCCACACGCACAT CCCGTTACGAGATCGTATTATGACGGTTCATTAGCAATTGTCACTAAGTCATCCTCTGTTGATGATCGAAAGAATGGGGACTATGAAGATACAGAACATACAAGTCATAGAATGCCGACGTATTTAAACAGTCGAAGTGGACGTGTTAAATTAACCAACGCGAATCTTATGTACCATTCTGCAGACAAAg TATTAACAAGTGGCAATACGAGTAGTTCAAGTGAATCAATTGCGTCTGATCCACATTCATTTTCATCCGATTTACCGGTGAAACAGAAACGTGGCTCTATATTACCTGTTGTACATTATCCATCGGCTTACGCTCAACGAAACAATCCAACAGCATCTGT AGTTAACACATCACCTGGTAGTGGACGTTCAAGCCCTGGGCAAGTACCTGGTATTTG GAGAGTTCGTACTTTATATGCTTGTATGGCAGAAAATGATGGCGAACTATCGTTTGAACCAAATCAAATTATTACGAACG tCAAGGCCTCTTTGGAACCAGGATGGTTGGAAGGTACATTAAATGGCAAGACAGGTCTGGTCCCAAAGAATTATGTCGAACAATTACCTTAA